The Tachysurus fulvidraco isolate hzauxx_2018 chromosome 26, HZAU_PFXX_2.0, whole genome shotgun sequence genome segment TTACCTAATCTGGtgtaggagtttaaaaaaatagcaaCTGTGGAGGTTTTTCCGGTTCTACTTCCAGCTTTgagaacatttttaacattttaaccaGCTTCAGCTtctgaaacacattaacattaaacacgTGTATAAGCTGAAACATGGCTTTGTTGCGTTTAGCTGTTAACGTTAGCTTTAGCGCAGCAGCTCTCATTTAGATTTAAATGACCTGCCGATTTGAGTtgtgatgatatttttttttcatctgagaATATTTTTAACCCCGTCAATCCCGGCCCTCTTATATTCAGATCTCGTATTCACAACTAAATAACCCTAGATGCTTAagttgtcatggcaacaaaATGTCAGCCCACTCAGTTCTTTATTCCAGGTTCAGCAGCGCACGACTTTTTACTGACGAGCAAACAGCGGACCAGTTCCAGGTTTAGCTAGCAGGTCAGGTAGGCTTAACACATACCTGAGGAACTTGTTGAGATCTCCGTGCTTCATGTACTCGAACACCATGATGAGAGGATcgctttccacacacacaccgtaaaacTTGACTATGTGATCGTGCTGTAGGTTGGTCAGAAGCTCTGCCTCTCGGTGGAAGTCTGCTCGTCCACTTTCACTCGCTTCTTTTAGGGTCTgggaagtatatatatatatttttaaaaacacacgTCACTCTTAAAAGTACTCAGATTCTACCTGAGATGTGTACactattaaaacacacacacctttatctaCTTTTATCAAAAGTATCAAAAGCTATTATTGCAAGTAATAAATAGTTCATATACACTCGAGGCTTTTTAAGGGTTCTTCAAAGTTTTTTGTTATAGTTGAGATccttaaaggcggggtctctgTCGTTCGAGATATGcctcagaaaactgagttgggacgacaaactaaacaaaaaacaaaacaaacgtgtagccaatgagcagaaaggggcggggcttgtcaatatgggcggagagagtgttcagtgcgcatgtgtgacattagcagaaagcggttttaacatcgacatggaggataaaaacaaagaaagaaagagaagaaagacttacgataaggacaagaagtaggacgtgttaatataggatcagctttccagcgctggagagaactgaaggagcaggaagttggccacatattcacaggttggagtttcccgagtcaataactcctgagctaaacgctgttactacacaaataacacctcttttctatcgtagtaatgtagagaggcagctacaatgcgttttgtgtagtaacagcgtttagctcaggagttattgactcgggaaactccgacctgtgaatatgtggccgactttacttaagacgccgaggcgcttttttccttcttgacaggtgagtaacgttggttttgctttgttacacagaactaatatatgcctttgtcctttacatgattgtgcttgtgtgtcatttttgcttgtttgtttatctgcaatcgtattgttcttcccttcagctatgataaagacacgtttctttccattagttgcctgggttacgtatgtatgtgtgggcggagctatcgatacaggggtgggacccatttgggttaggggcgtgtttgttttggtgatttcaaatgttaacattggctttcaaacaacggagaccgcacctttaataacTTCTTAAAAGACCTCTCAACTGGAAGAATCTTAAAGGGTTTACCATTTTACCTAAAAGTGTATGCATTATACCTAACAAAAACGTTTCTTTGCGATAATAATGGATCACTGCTTCCTAAGAACTCCCTGTGAAAGTAGAACATTTAAGGGTGAACCAGAGAACCTCTCTACATTCTGTCTTACATTCTCTAACGGTGCATGCTACAACAAAGTTCATTGTAATATGTTTACTCAGCGAGAAGGATTCCTCAAAGGTTCTTtggaataaataataagcaCTGCTTCCTGAAAGAATTCTACTTAGAACCCTATCTTGTGCTTCTACAAAGAACCTTTCAGTTTATCCCACTGGGACAACCAAAGACTATTTACTGTTTTAATGCCTACGGAGCAAAACAGTACGCTGTCACATTTTGACATAGGGTTCCTATAGGGTTCTTTGTGATAGATAAAATTCACTGCTTTCTCAGAAGATCCTACCTAAAACAGTCTATGTAAGAGAACCACATCTTCCGTAGGGTTCCATGTGCTGTAGTATTTTTTCGCTCAAAAGGACTAGACAAGGAAGCCTATAGGGTGCTAGTAGGATCCAGTGTAAATTTGTATGAAATGTTACTAGCATGGgggcacggtagcttagtggttagcacgtttgcctcaggGTTGAGGGTTtcattcccgcctccgcttgtgtgtgtgtgtggagtttgcatattctccccgtgcctcgggggtttcctccgggtactccggtttcctcccccggttcaaagacatgcatggtaggttgattggcatctctggaaaattgtccgtagtgtgtgagtgtgtgtgagtgaatgagagtgtgtgttccctgcgatgggttggcactccatccagggtgtatcctgcctcgatgcccgatgacgcctgagataggcacaggctccccgtgacccgagtagttcagataagcggtagaaaatgagtgagtgagtgaatgagtgagtgaatgttacTAGCATCTCAAAGCCTCGTACCTTGACAGCTACCAAAATCTTCTCCTGGTCCGGTGACAAGTTGTAACACTCGGCTAAGAAGACTTTCCCGAAAGCCCCCTCTCCTAGTTCTCTTCTCAGGACTATGTTGTGCCGTTTGATGTGTTGcacaactgaaaaaagcaccaCAAATCAGCCATTAGGTTACTGTCGCTAATGAGTGCAGATACCAGGAAGGACATACAGCAGAACCATGCAAGTAAATCGTGTAAAAGAACGCACAGAGCTCACATCTGGAAAATCTACATGTAGTGATTCATTTCAGTGTTGTTGCCATGGCAGAAGAGAAGGTGGGTCGAGTATAACGACAATTAAAGCAAGCCTAAGTCGGAGTCTTTTGAGATGGTTGGGATGGAGTgaagtgaaggtgtgtgtgtgtgtgtgtgtgtgtgtgtgtgtgtgtgtgtgtgtgtgtgtgtgtgtgtgtgtgtgtgtgttgaggaagGTAATTTGAGATGGTCTGTTATGCTGTGACAACTCACAAGTGTCTGATTTCAGCACACTGCCAGGATTGCGGAAGTACTGCGGGTTTTCGATGACCGGGATCTTGGTCATGCCGATGATGACAGCGTCTGGGCCCATCTCAGAGGACGACGGTGTGTTGTTGCCATTGGAGACATGGTGGAGTGGGCTGGCTGAGTCGTCGTCATTACTGATTACCGAGGAGGACCCTGCAGTGGAGGAGGGAGAGCAGTGTGCCAGAAATacatgattataaatatacagacagatGATTAGGCATTGAACGATCCATTTCTAATGGTGGATTTGGTTATAGTAATATACTACACATGTGTAAAAGATAACGTGCCTAGTaaattttatatacacaaataaaacacgtATTTCCCAACGAGGCAGGACGGATCGGTAGCACGGGTCAGTACGCATGCTGACATTAAATGAGGAAAAtcaaggaacaaaaaaaatatacaaacaaagtAAAGGTGGAACGGAAAATAACGCAGTTAGAAGTAAAGTACACGGAACAATCGACTAGCCATTTGTagtaataaaaagaatatatGACATCATGTGATTTTccgggagcacggtggcttagtggttagcacgttcgcctcacacctccagggttgggggttcgattcccgcctccgccttgtgtgtgtaaagtttgcatgttctccctgtgcctcgggggtttcctccgggtactccggtttcctcccccggtccaaagacatgcatggtaggttgattggcatctctggaaaattgtccgtagtgtgtgagtgtgtgagtgaatgagagtgtgtgtgtgccctgtgatgggttggcactccctccagggtgtatcctgcctcgatgcccgatgacgcctgagataggcacaggctccccgtgacacgaggtagttcggataagcggtagaaaatgactgaatgaatgaatgtaattttcCAAACTATATACGAAAAatttcatatatacagtatctaatAAGCCACACTGTCGCCGAGTTCTGTCTTGTTAAAATTTAGAGCGACATTTCAAATCGTCCCTGTAGAAGCCGGGACACATTCTTACCCTTCAGGCCAAACTTTGAGCTTCGACCATACTTCAGAAAGATCAGCATCAGAAAGCACCCAGTGAGCGCGACCCCGGCGATCGCCACCACGGCATAAACCTAGAATAAAGATTCAAAAGAAATCATCATGAGGGCTTAAGGAAAATATCAGGTTTTAGTTCTACTCTAACAAGAGATATGTTCTCAGTTTGAAATTCGAGATGAAGctcttaatataatataatataatataatataatgcattTAGTGCACGTGTGAAACTTACAGCCACTTTGCCTTCTTGAATTCCTGGGAtttctagaaaaaaatacagataaacaAGAAATTTAAGTTTTCTTAACAATTTCATCGAGATTTCTTGAGCGGTAACCTAATAACTAAAATTGAATGAACATACCTGGAATGTCAGTTGTGTCTATGCAAGGGATTCACACAAGAAAGCAGCCAATAGAATACCAGAgaaattgattaaaatcatGACTGTGTTTTCTGCATCTGTATTTCAACATGATAAAATGTCAACAAGCTCAAAGTAAAATGTGCAACGCATAAAGAAGGACGTTACAGTTAAACAGGGCTTTCCGACGCCAGTCCTGAGCCAGCACCTGAGCGGATAAACCACTGAACGATGAGAGCGTTTAAGTGCTTCATAAAGCCTCCTGGTTTAGAACCACATCGCTAGTGCAATCGTGAGCCCTGTGACTGGCATATCacatatcaataaataataaatgttgacTGTATTGCTTTAGAAACATGATAAAATTAGCAGTTTTCAAGCAAATCTTTGGGTAGACTTTTAacagagtatgtgtgtatggtgaagGATAGGGTTGTCATGGAGATACGGGCATTTCTTAACACTTTCTCATATAAGCctgtttgaaaaaaataatattttcacctgttttgtttttttttgtatctatgATCTCCATTGAATATCTTTGTCATATCctactccagggttgggggttcgactcccgcctccgccttgtgtgtgtgcagtttgcagatccaaagacatgcatggtagtttgattggcatctctggaaaattgtccatagtgtgagagtgtgtgtttgccctgcgatgggttggcactccgtccagggtgtatcctgcctcgatgcctgatgacacccgagataggcacaggctccccgtgacccgagaagttcggataagcggtagaaaatgaatgaatgaatgaatgaatgaatgaaagtcctACTCCACATAGTGGTTAATTTGAATTTCATATGAAAGTATACACTCTGAACTTTTGTAGACGTTTGTAGTTTTTcttaagtatttctgttttaccCTAGACTACTGGGGGCAATATATGGCcaaagtgcttgttcataaaatttgaaggtgtcgGATTCTACTACTAAAATCATGTGTACGATTATCggaacagagggaaaaactAAGGTCTCACACTGAAGGCCAACAGAAATGAATCCTGATTTATTTGAAATCAGACTTGCAGCcatgaaataatgaatttatataattaattaattaattaattaatataattaatataatataattaataaccACTGGAACACCAGTGTACTGGGTGTGAAATAGGTTCATCGTTTCAGCCGTCACTCTCTGCTCCACGGAAATATTCATGGAAAACCAGGCAAATTAATGGAAAGCAACGATACTGCTCAGGTGGAAAACCCAGGACTGGGATTGAAAGCCCTTTGATGGAGGTACATTTTATTCCcaacaaatgtactgtaaatcagTCGATCCAGCATccgaaaatgaaatgaaacctcCACATAGTCACATTACAGATTACAATAAAATGATATTCATGCATATTCTGAAGGAGTAAAAGCCTCACCGTAGTAGAACTCTGTAAAGAAGACACATGTTTACAGTTAGCTTTACGTATATAAATATGTCAGATTGAAACAATcttcatgtgtgtatgtgtaaaggtgcacatactgtacagtactgtacctGCCCCCGAGTGATCCACTTCAGGGATGTACATGAAGTGAGCGGTGACGTTCCTCTGATCCTCGCCGTACTCGTTTTTGGCCACAAGAGTGTAGACACCATTGTGGATGTGTGTCGGGATGTCAAGCTGCAGGCAGCCATGGTACTCGCTCTCTGTTGACACGTGGATCTGAGTCTTGATGTAGTCCTGCTCTTCCAGAGGTTGGCCCTGGTGGTACCATGTCAGCTCAGGTTTGGGGTTCCCCGTCACACTGAATGGGATGCACCAATCCTGGTTGCGCATGGGCTTTTCCAGTTCCAGGATAATCGGGGGAACTGAGCCCGGGAATGGGGATGAGAAGCGAGGTGAGGAAGAAAAGGAAgggaaagaaaaggagaggagaggaaatgtgACCAAGGGTCATGGCAGGAGACAAACCAGAGGGGTAAAGTCGGAGCGTGGTGAAATTTAGAAGCAGTTCGGTTCGGAAAagagtgaagaaagggaaaaggACATAGGGGATACTAGGAGGAGGAATTAAACAGAAcaataagaaatgaaaaagtttGCTGGAGCATTAGGGGCAGTAAGACCAAAAATAACCCAGCAGGTAAGCCGTAAATAAAATGCACTCCGGATAACGTCGGGACGTACTGAGTAAAAATACTGGTAATCATGCTGGTGGTGCATTACTTACATTTGCTTTTAGTTAAAGCTAGAAAGAAGCCCATCAGTGGAGTCTCAGAGGACTCATTTTCAACACAACTAATTATAGGCCTGGTGGTTTAGAAAAGAAACTGCATGCGAGCCCTCTAGTGTGCAACAAAATTgatcattttaacacacacgGTTAAAGACGTACCCAGTGCGATAAATGGCAGCGAAGTAACTCATCACATATTCTCAGACACATAAATGTGAGGTGCGAGTGCTTACAGAGGATGTTGAGGATGACCGAAGCCTCAGACTGACCCACAATATTCTCAGCGCTGCAAGTGATCTCTCGGCCATTGTCGCTGTGGGAGAAGTTCCTCAGTGTCAACATGGAATGCAGGTCAATTGTGTACACCTGGTTGAGGGACGAAATAGGAGATTTTAGAGGGGTGAATTTTAGCAGTTTGATACACATTAAAGCTGCATCGTATTGCATTGTTCCTCTGGGGCATGTAGGTAGAACTTTCCCTGATATACAGTAGTAGCTTTTAGGCAATCGTGGTGCCGGTACTGTCCgttgtgtacatttttttaaccttgtATGATGAGTGATGGGTCTGAAGAGGAGGAACACGATAAAACTTGTGTTGTCCAGTCTTATGCGGAAAGTTCCGGTGTGGATGCATgtggttttcattccaaccaagaaGAAGCCAACTGAAAGGTGCTACTGTATCAGGTGTGGCTTTTGCTTGATTAGAAGGAAAACCTGCATCCACATGGGCCCTTTGCAGATAAGGTTAGACCCACCTGATCTAACTCACTTGTAAATAAAGGCATGGTATAGACAGGATAATGCAGAGCAAAGCAGAGTCACTGTTACCACCATAAAGTGGATTTGGCCATAAAATTATATACGACAAAACGATTTTTGATCTAAGTGACATGCAGGCATAACTGGAAATGTTGAACACTCATACAGTAGTTACTGAGGCAGTGGTGGCTGagttggggcagtggtggctcaactgtttaaggctctgggttgttgatcggagtattggggttcaaggcccagcacagccaagctgccactgctgggcccttgagcaaggtcctcaTCCCTCCccctccaggggtgctgtatcatagctgcccctgcactctgaccccaacctcctcagttcgggtaccaaaagtttggacacaccttctcattcaaagagttttctttattttcatgactatgaaaattgtagatttacactgaaggcatcaaaactatgaattaacacgtgtggaattatatgcgttcataacaaaaaagtgtgaaacaactgaacatatgtcatattctaggttcttcaaagtcgccaccttttgctttgattactgcgtTGCACACTCTCGGCATTTTCTTGATGAGCTTCaggaggtagtcacctgaaatggtcttccaactgtcttgaaggagttcccagagatgcttagcacttgttggcttttttgccttcactctgcggtccagttcaccccaaaccatctcgatcgggttcaggtccggtgactgtggaggccaggtcatctggtgcagcaccacatcactctccttcatggtcaaatagcccttacacagcctggaggtgtgtttggggtcattgtcctgttgaaaaggtggtgtgtccaaacttttggcctgtactgtatgtgaagagaagaattccactgtggtgcaatgtatatgtggcgataataaaggcttctatgccaccgttcttcttcttcttcttcttcttcttcttcttcttcttcttcttcttcttcttctacatttACACACGTACATTTACGAATGTTTAGGAATATCCATGAGACATGAGGCAAGCTAGTTCCTGTATCACTCTTATCACTGTATCACCCTCCACAGCCTCTCCTGTTTCAGCACCATTATAAAGTGTAGAATGGATTGGCATGCCAGTCAATTCATGGTATAATGTGATAACAGCCATTACGATGAGCTCAAAAAGGTCAACGCTTGAGTGTTCATCAGCTTTTTCAGGCTTCATCAGGAGTTTCTTTTATTAAGTTAAGAACGTTCTCAATCCAAAGAACCCTCAATGTTACTTTGAAGATTTTATAAACTaacaaatttattaaataagGTACTACAGAAGAAGGCAAAGTTGCCTGAAAGCTGTGACCCTAACTAACAGcattactacagtatataggaTTCTGTATCCCACAGGCTGCCGTTTCCAAGCAGGCACAAGAGACACTTTGTTGTAAATATTACAGTggttacattaaatattaatggaAAACATGGGGCTTTCAGGACTTAGAGCCAGGTTCCCATTGTTTGAGCGTCTTAAAGAAATTAACAGGTCCATTAATGGACGTAATGGCAATTAAGTGTTTaagtgcttgttcttaatgtACCAGTGGTTCTTTGTACAGAGCAGTTAGGACTCACGTGAAGGTTCTGCGGTTATAAACCGGGCATTTCAGGTTTTATGAAGCTTATCCCTTCAATCCAATACATTTCTAAGTGGTCGACATGCAGAGGACTAGCCTTTATACACTCTGCTCCCATGAAAAGTGTGTACAAGTCAGCAAGAATGAAGGTAGATAAGTAGTAAGACACTTGGGGAATGTGATAAACGGAAAACAATTAACAATGTGGAGGTGTGGAGCTACTGGTAGCACTgtgatgttgattattttcaaatAGTGGCACGTTAAAATCGATCTGTCGCATACTttcgttcgttcattttcttccgcttatcagaacttctcgggtcacggggagcctgtgcctatctcaggcgtcatcgggcatcgaggcaggatacaccctggacggagtgccaacccatcgcagggcacacacacactctcattcacacacacactcacacactgtggacaatttttccagagatgccaatcaacctaccatgcatgtctttggaccaggggaggaaacccgagtacccggaggaaacccccgaggcacggggagaacatgcaaactccacacacacaaggcggaggcgggaatcgaacccccaaccctgcaggtgtgaggcaaacgtgctaaccactaagccaccgtgtccccccaccTGAAGATCTGTTTTCCTAAATAAATTGATCTTTTGAGAAAACTTCAtcgtttattaaaaaacaacaccagTTCAAAACCATTCCCGATTTATCTTGGATTATGCCGAGTATCCGTCTCTGTGAAGGACTTGTTAACAGAGAAATCATAAGAACCCTTAGAAACGAGCGCCTGcacgttctgaccaatcagatttgagaattgaACAGCGCTGTGGTATAAAGTTAGTTTACAGCTTAGGGGTGTGTTTTTACCTCATGGATGGTTGTAAGTTCGCTGGTGTTCAAATTCCAGTATAGGACAGGAGCAGGAGACCCGGAAGCACTACATGTCACTGTTGCATCACTTCCTGCCATCTGATTAACAACAATAGGGACAACCTCTATCTGTGGAAATTCTAGAAAGTGAGAAATATGAATGTAAtttttgtcattcattcatctatgcCAAAGCAATACGTCACAGTTAAAGATGTATTTGGTCTGTAATGGTTAAAAACGTGAAGgtgaatacattttatatgacTCCTTGATTCTTTCAATTGCCTGAGGGCAAAATTACTACTTTATGAATCCATCTTGGAAAAGCACTGGCAGTGTTTATGTtgcctgtttctgtttgttaAGTTCTTTAGATACATGTGAATGGGAGTAAACCGTCTGTAAAATGACTGACAAAAGACCCATCCAAACAAACACGAGCCTTCCGGACCCGAAGGCAGTTTTGAACATGTTTTCTCATCCAAGtaacacttacagtacacttGTGCCAAGAATATGACCATGAAGAAAAACCATTACTTTTTCACCATTTCTTGATATTTTTTCGCATGTTATTTATACTAAGAAGAAAGAAATCGTTTTTCTTGAATCTAGTAAACTTTGTAGTTTTGTCCACAGTCATTCCATGTCAATGTGGGCGGAGTCACTGCTTTACCACATGAAGGGACAGTGATATTGAAGAGGGTCCTCAGAATTCCGCCTTCCTGCCGACACCGGAGTTGATCTCGCTCACTTAAATCCAACCACGACTTGATCCAAATGTTCTCACATGTACACCGAAGCGGATTCCCAGCCAGCAGCCTATAAGGCACAATCGGTCGACCCATTGATCACATATTAAAAAACGCAAAATTCGGTAACAAGTTACACAGGAGTGTTACAAGCGCTTATGTCCATATAAGAAGCTGCGGTGCAATGTGACACTTACAGAGTTGACATGTTGGCATTACGTAATGCTGTCCATGACAGTGTTGACAGTCTGTTGTCTCGTAGATCCCTACAAGTCAGAAGGAAAGCTTACAGCTTACAACTGATCTACTGCTGTGAAAAATCAGCGAtagagaaatgaaaaaatatagcTGCATCATTCTCTCCTCTTTTTTGAGCAAAAATTCAAATTGAcgcataaaaacaaaatgacgCAGTCAAAAATTGTACTTACAAATACTG includes the following:
- the ntrk2b gene encoding neurotrophic tyrosine kinase, receptor, type 2b — encoded protein: MARWGFYGILMGLLKLGSSCPTSCSCNTSRIACVSQEPGIEDFPILVPETDMENITDIYIANQNGLYILNEDYMKFYTNLRNLTIINTQLMSVSTTAFVYNSKLQYLDLRDNRLSTLSWTALRNANMSTLLLAGNPLRCTCENIWIKSWLDLSERDQLRCRQEGGILRTLFNITVPSCEFPQIEVVPIVVNQMAGSDATVTCSASGSPAPVLYWNLNTSELTTIHEVYTIDLHSMLTLRNFSHSDNGREITCSAENIVGQSEASVILNILFPPIILELEKPMRNQDWCIPFSVTGNPKPELTWYHQGQPLEEQDYIKTQIHVSTESEYHGCLQLDIPTHIHNGVYTLVAKNEYGEDQRNVTAHFMYIPEVDHSGAEFYYDTTDIPEIPGIQEGKVAVYAVVAIAGVALTGCFLMLIFLKYGRSSKFGLKGSSSVISNDDDSASPLHHVSNGNNTPSSSEMGPDAVIIGMTKIPVIENPQYFRNPGSVLKSDTFVQHIKRHNIVLRRELGEGAFGKVFLAECYNLSPDQEKILVAVKTLKEASESGRADFHREAELLTNLQHDHIVKFYGVCVESDPLIMVFEYMKHGDLNKFLRAHGPDAILMADGQQSLLVELTQSQMLHIAQQIAAGMVYLASQHFVHRDLATRNCLVGENLLVKIGDFGMSRDVYSTDYYRVGGHTMLPIRWMPPESIMYRRFTTESDVWSLGVVLWEIFTYGKQPWYQLSNNEVIECITQGRVLQRPRTCPKEVYDLMLGCWQREPYMRLSIKEIHNLLQSLAKASPVYLDILG